The genomic region TCAACAATATTAGCAAGCGAGTCATGGCTCATTCCACGAGAGGATGTGGATCAAATTCAGGGGTGCGTGGCTGGCTCGTCATCACGGGAGCGTCGATGAACCAGGCCATTGAAGCTGTTTCGATATGATAGCTGAAGCAGCGAGTGCTCGCAGGGTAGATCGCCCATTTGCCGAGGGGGGCCACCTTCGGATCACTTAAGGCCCGTCGGCCGTCAACGGAGTGGTGTTTTCTTCGCGGGTATTCGCCCGGCAAGTTCTTGCCAGAGAGTGTGGCCAATGCCTTGGCCGCGTGATACTCTTGGGCGATGTGTTTCCGCATGCGTGAGGTGCGTTTTCGCATGCGCGAGTTCACCATGGCCACTCTCGCCAAGGATCACGAATGATTACCAGACGCCAATTAATGGGCACGACTGCAATGGTCGCGACCGGAGGACTGATCGCGATGGCAGACGAGACACACCCCCTCAATCGCCCCGTGGTGATATCCACATGGCGGCACGGTCTGGCTGCCAACGAAGCCGCGTGGGCGGTTCTATCAAAGGGTGGCCGGGCGTTGGATGCCGTCGAAGCCGGAGTTCGCCAAAGCGAGTCAGACCCGGCGGTGTCAAGCGTAGGCGTTGGCGGTCTTCCCGATGCGTCGGGTGAAGTCACGCTCGACGCATGCATCATGGATGAGCATGGTGACTGTGGATCGGTCGCCTATCTGAAGGACATTGAGAACCCGATCACAGTCGCCCGCATGGTGATGGAACAATCGCCCCACGTTATGATGGTCGGTGAAGGTGCAAAGTCCTTCGCGCTGGCTAAAGGAATGAAAGAGAAAAACCTACTCACCCCCAACGCCAAGGAGGAGTGGGAAAAATGGAAAGCCAAACATCCCGATGCGATCAAGCACTGGGAAATCAACATCGAAAACCATGACACCATTGGGATGGTCGCGATTGACGCCGCCGGAAACTTGTCCGGTGCATGTACCACCAGCGGTCTGGCGTGGAAGTTGCCTGGACGCGTCGGGGACTCACCCATCATCGGCGCCGGCCTGTATGTCGACAACGAAGTCGGCGCTGCCAGCGCGACGGGCGTAGGGGAAGCGGTCATCCGAGCAGTGGGCAGCTTTCTAGTCGTGGAACTCATGCGGCAAGGAAACTCACCGCAAGACGCTTGCCGGTTGGCGACCGAGCGCGTCATTGAGAAGAACCCGCAGTGGAAGGAAATCCAAGTTGGCTTCATCGCAGTGGATAAACGTGGCCGAGTCGGCGGCTACTGTATCCAACCAGGTTTCGACTACGCCGTCTGCGACCAAGCAACTGGAAATCGCATGATAATTGCACCGAGCCGCATCCCCACCAGCAGCTAATACAGAAAGCATCACGTTGTCCGTCGTCCTCGAGGTCTGTGTTGATTCCTATGCGTCTGCCGCTGCTGCCAAGGCGGGCGGAGCGGACCGGTTAGAAGTCTGTAACGCACTTACGGTCGGCGGGACAACACCGAGTTTCGGGCTTGTCGAGCAATGTGTGGCCCAGTTAGAGATGCCCGTCATGATGATGATCCGACCGCATGACGGCGGATTCGTCTACGACCGGGATGATCTCGATACGATGCTGTCAGACATCAAGGTCGCTAAATCGATTGGGGTTCACGGCGTCGTTTTCGGTGCGTTGACGCCTGAACGGAGGCTCGACCGAACGAGCTGTTTGCGACTAATTGAGGCCGCAGGTTCTTTAAAAACAACCTTTCATCGAGCTTTCGACCTCGTCTCAGAACCCTTGGCTGTGCTTCGCGAACTGGAGCTTCTGGGCATCGATCGTGTGCTCACATCGGGACAGCGAGCGACGGCGTTGGCGGGTGCCCCATTGATCCGCAGGTTAACTGAACGAGCGGTGGCGTTGAGCGTGCTGGCTGGCGCGGGAGTCAACGCGGAGAACGCACGGCAATTAGTCGAGCTGACCGGTGTGCGTGAGATCCACGCGAGTGCCAGCGTAGTGGCGCGAGGCGAGCAAGCGCATGACGAGATTGCTTTTGGATCCCAACGTCGCATCACCTGCTCGGATCGCGTCCGGGCCATCAAGGACGCAATTAGAAACCTCGCCTCCACGACATGATTGCTACCAAGCGCGTCCTCGAGATCACGTCCACTCGAAATCCCCCCACCCAAAATGCTCAGTCATCATGATTTTGTACTTTGAAACGAGAATCTCCGTCAGCGGACGCATGGCCGCCTTGGCGGCATGCTTGGCCACAGCCTGCGTGGTAGCGGGCGGCACGCTCGCGGCGCAGGAGACGCGAGCGTCGATCAAGAACGTACTCCTGATTGTGTCCGACGACCTGCGGGCAAACGCACTGGGTTGCTATGGCGACCCCCTCTGCCAGACTCCACATATCGACAAACTGGCGAGCCGGGGACTGCTCTTCACGCATAGCTACTGCCAGGGAACTTGGTGTGCACCGTCGCGCACTTCGTTCATGTTCAGTCGCTACGAGGGCAGAGGCACGCAATCACTTGGAGAACACTTCCGAAAGAATGGCTTCTACTCCGCCCGGGTCGGTAAGATCTTTCATATGCGTGTGCCGGGAGACATTATTGCGGGAACCGACGGTGAGGACATCGAGGAATGCTGGACGGAACGCTTCAATTCGCAGGGTGACGAGGCGCACACCCCAGGCGACTACGCTTGCCTGAATCGCAACGTATTCACCACGGAGCTCGCTGGCCGGCAATCCACAAAGATGCCGCATCGCATGTTCGTTTCGGTGAGCTACCAGGGCGATGGATCGGATCAACCAGACCACAAAACCGCCACCAAGACCATCGAGCTGCTGCGTGAGCACAGCGCGAAACCTTTCTTCATTGCGGCAGGGTTCGTCCGCCCACACTACCCCATGGTGGCTCCCAAACAATATTTTGACCGCTATCGCTGGGAGGAGATGCGTGTGCCTACGCAGGTCCAAAACGATCTCGCAGACATCCCCAAGCTTGGCCAGACCGCAAGCCGCTCGGCCCTCAACGGGATCGAT from Allorhodopirellula heiligendammensis harbors:
- a CDS encoding copper homeostasis protein CutC, which produces MSVVLEVCVDSYASAAAAKAGGADRLEVCNALTVGGTTPSFGLVEQCVAQLEMPVMMMIRPHDGGFVYDRDDLDTMLSDIKVAKSIGVHGVVFGALTPERRLDRTSCLRLIEAAGSLKTTFHRAFDLVSEPLAVLRELELLGIDRVLTSGQRATALAGAPLIRRLTERAVALSVLAGAGVNAENARQLVELTGVREIHASASVVARGEQAHDEIAFGSQRRITCSDRVRAIKDAIRNLASTT
- a CDS encoding N(4)-(beta-N-acetylglucosaminyl)-L-asparaginase; protein product: MITRRQLMGTTAMVATGGLIAMADETHPLNRPVVISTWRHGLAANEAAWAVLSKGGRALDAVEAGVRQSESDPAVSSVGVGGLPDASGEVTLDACIMDEHGDCGSVAYLKDIENPITVARMVMEQSPHVMMVGEGAKSFALAKGMKEKNLLTPNAKEEWEKWKAKHPDAIKHWEINIENHDTIGMVAIDAAGNLSGACTTSGLAWKLPGRVGDSPIIGAGLYVDNEVGAASATGVGEAVIRAVGSFLVVELMRQGNSPQDACRLATERVIEKNPQWKEIQVGFIAVDKRGRVGGYCIQPGFDYAVCDQATGNRMIIAPSRIPTSS
- a CDS encoding sulfatase, which produces MILYFETRISVSGRMAALAACLATACVVAGGTLAAQETRASIKNVLLIVSDDLRANALGCYGDPLCQTPHIDKLASRGLLFTHSYCQGTWCAPSRTSFMFSRYEGRGTQSLGEHFRKNGFYSARVGKIFHMRVPGDIIAGTDGEDIEECWTERFNSQGDEAHTPGDYACLNRNVFTTELAGRQSTKMPHRMFVSVSYQGDGSDQPDHKTATKTIELLREHSAKPFFIAAGFVRPHYPMVAPKQYFDRYRWEEMRVPTQVQNDLADIPKLGQTASRSALNGIDQFPDNQKRMWAAYYAAITFMDDQVGRILDEVERLGLHENTAVVFTSDHGYHLGDHTFWQKSNVHEEVIRVPLIISAPGYQPGRTDSIAELVDLYPTLSELVGVDVPADVQGLSLVPILKDPTAQLKEGALSFSNGHSWRTNDWAYMRYNDGSEELYDMQHDPEQITNLAGDQEHEMVLERLRTELLARLENAGIKRINRRQTTPAR